From Mycolicibacterium nivoides, a single genomic window includes:
- a CDS encoding propionyl-CoA synthetase, with protein sequence MSGYRALFDASLNDPATFWADAAKAVTWTSEPQRILDDTNPPFYRWFPDGELNTCANALDRHVAERGDQTALIYDSPVTGTKATYTYSQLRDATARFAGALRGLGVKKGDLVVIYMPMVPEAVIAMLACARLGAVHSVVFGGFAAHELATRIDDARPVVVVSASCGIEPTRTVEYKPMLDTALEIAEHKPRACVILQREQCPCELVAGRDHDWRQLVADAAPVDPVPVAATDPLYVLYTSGTTGKPKGIVRDNGGHAVALLWSMRHIYDVEPGDVFWAASDVGWVVGHSYIVYAPLLLGATTVLYEGKPVGTPDAGAFWRVAAEYGVKALFTAPTAIRAIKKEDPEATRLADYDLSGLKYLFQAGERLDPDTYHWANDKLGIPVVDHWWQTETGWAIAADPMGVEPLPIKPGSATVPMPGYDVQILRSDGTRCEADEEGAICIKLPLPPGTLPTLWGDDHRYVASYLSAFTGYYLTGDGGYVDSDGYLFVMGRTDDVINVAGHRLSTGSIEAVLADHPSVAECAVIGVADELKGQVPRGFVVLKTGASTDGITQELVDRVRENIGAVAVFKKVDVVAALPKTRSGKILRKTMRGIADGLDEPVPSTIEDPAVLDALKDVLQHP encoded by the coding sequence TCGCCGAGCGCGGCGATCAGACCGCGCTGATCTACGACTCCCCCGTCACCGGCACGAAGGCCACCTACACCTACAGCCAGTTGCGCGACGCCACGGCCCGGTTCGCCGGTGCCCTGCGCGGACTCGGGGTGAAGAAGGGCGATCTCGTGGTGATCTACATGCCGATGGTCCCCGAGGCCGTCATCGCGATGCTGGCCTGCGCCCGGCTGGGCGCGGTGCACTCGGTGGTGTTCGGCGGGTTCGCCGCACACGAGTTGGCCACCCGGATCGACGACGCCCGCCCGGTGGTCGTGGTCAGCGCATCCTGCGGCATCGAGCCGACACGCACCGTCGAATACAAGCCCATGCTGGACACCGCACTCGAGATCGCCGAGCACAAGCCCCGGGCCTGCGTCATCCTCCAGCGCGAGCAGTGTCCCTGCGAGCTGGTCGCCGGGCGCGATCACGACTGGCGGCAGCTGGTGGCCGACGCCGCACCGGTCGATCCGGTGCCGGTGGCCGCGACCGACCCGCTGTACGTGCTCTACACGTCGGGCACCACCGGTAAACCCAAGGGCATCGTCCGCGACAACGGCGGGCACGCGGTGGCCCTGCTGTGGAGCATGCGCCACATCTACGACGTGGAACCCGGCGACGTGTTCTGGGCGGCCTCCGACGTCGGCTGGGTGGTCGGCCACTCCTATATCGTCTACGCGCCATTACTTTTGGGCGCGACAACCGTTCTCTACGAAGGTAAACCGGTCGGCACCCCCGACGCCGGGGCGTTCTGGCGAGTGGCCGCCGAGTACGGCGTCAAGGCGCTGTTCACCGCCCCGACCGCGATCCGGGCGATCAAGAAGGAAGATCCCGAAGCCACGCGGCTGGCCGACTACGACCTGTCGGGGCTCAAGTACCTGTTCCAGGCCGGCGAGCGCCTCGACCCCGACACCTACCACTGGGCCAACGACAAACTCGGCATCCCGGTGGTCGACCACTGGTGGCAGACCGAAACCGGCTGGGCCATCGCCGCCGACCCGATGGGCGTCGAACCCCTGCCGATCAAGCCCGGTTCGGCCACCGTGCCGATGCCCGGCTACGACGTACAGATCCTGCGTTCGGACGGCACCCGGTGCGAGGCCGACGAGGAAGGCGCCATCTGCATCAAGTTGCCGCTGCCCCCGGGCACCCTGCCCACGTTGTGGGGCGACGACCACCGCTACGTCGCGTCGTATCTGTCGGCCTTCACCGGCTACTACCTCACCGGCGACGGCGGCTACGTGGACTCCGACGGCTACCTGTTCGTGATGGGCCGCACCGACGACGTGATCAACGTTGCCGGACACCGGTTGTCGACCGGGTCGATCGAGGCCGTGCTGGCCGACCACCCCTCGGTGGCCGAATGCGCGGTGATCGGTGTCGCCGACGAACTCAAGGGCCAGGTGCCGCGCGGCTTCGTGGTGCTCAAGACCGGGGCCTCGACCGACGGGATCACCCAGGAGCTGGTCGACCGGGTGCGGGAAAACATCGGCGCGGTGGCGGTTTTCAAGAAGGTCGACGTGGTCGCGGCGCTGCCGAAGACCCGTTCGGGCAAGATCCTGCGCAAGACCATGCGGGGTATCGCCGACGGCCTGGACGAGCCGGTGCCCTCCACCATCGAGGATCCCGCGGTGCTCGACGCGCTCAAGGACGTCCTGCAGCACCCTTAG
- a CDS encoding heavy metal translocating P-type ATPase yields MTALSADRLPVREGHDGTARPGGARRIGTWIWSLDSVRWAVAALGLMLCGVVVQLADAPQPLWWTLYLACYLAGGWQSAVSSVRALRDRTLDVDLLMILAAIGAASIGQVFDGALLIVIFATSGALEDVATARTERSVRGLLDLAPPDATLFEDDGTQRTVAAESLRPGDRILIRPGERISADGTVTGGSSDVDQSSITGEPLPVVKQVGDDVFAGTLNTAGALQVTVTRDPSSTVMARIVAAVAAASATKAKTQLFIEKVEQRYSVVVVVATLALFAVPLALGADLRSTLLRAMTFMIVASPCAVVLATMPPLLCAIANASRRGVLVKSAVAMERLADTDVVVLDKTGTLTTGAPRVSDVVPLGEVESDRVLATAAAAEQFSEHPIGRAIVAEAASRAVAVPEATGFTACAGRGVRATVDRRPVEVLSPAAYAGPAIAAVAEIEGTGATAVVVTVDGHAIGVLGLRDQARPGATAAVRALRSLTGCSPVLLTGDNHAAAAQLAGQLGIEDVRAGLLPEDKATAVRELESGGRRVLMVGDGVNDAPAMASAHSSMAMGRSGADLTVDTADVVTVGDDLSAIASVVALSKRARRLVIANLVIAGTVITVLVTWDLFGHLPLPLGVAGHEGSTILVALNGLRLLRNRAWPRLP; encoded by the coding sequence ATGACCGCTCTGTCGGCCGACCGGTTGCCGGTGCGTGAGGGCCATGACGGCACCGCCCGGCCCGGCGGTGCGCGCCGGATCGGCACGTGGATCTGGTCTCTGGACTCGGTGCGCTGGGCCGTCGCGGCACTGGGGTTGATGCTCTGCGGCGTGGTTGTGCAGTTGGCCGATGCGCCACAACCGCTGTGGTGGACGCTGTATCTCGCGTGCTATCTCGCAGGCGGTTGGCAATCCGCGGTGTCGAGCGTGCGGGCACTGCGTGACCGCACGCTCGATGTCGACCTGCTGATGATCCTGGCGGCGATCGGTGCGGCATCCATCGGGCAGGTATTCGACGGCGCACTGTTGATCGTCATCTTCGCGACGTCAGGCGCGCTGGAGGATGTGGCCACCGCTCGCACGGAACGTTCGGTGCGCGGGTTGCTCGACCTGGCCCCGCCCGATGCGACATTGTTCGAGGACGACGGCACCCAGCGCACCGTCGCCGCAGAGTCGCTGCGGCCCGGCGACCGCATCCTCATCCGGCCCGGGGAGCGGATCTCGGCTGATGGCACCGTGACCGGTGGGTCCTCCGACGTCGACCAGTCCTCGATCACCGGTGAACCGCTGCCCGTCGTCAAACAGGTGGGTGACGACGTCTTCGCCGGGACGCTCAACACTGCTGGGGCGCTGCAGGTAACGGTCACTCGGGATCCGTCGAGCACGGTGATGGCCCGCATCGTCGCGGCCGTCGCCGCGGCCTCGGCGACCAAGGCCAAAACGCAGCTGTTCATCGAGAAGGTCGAGCAGCGCTATTCGGTGGTCGTGGTGGTCGCGACCCTGGCGCTGTTCGCGGTGCCGCTGGCGCTGGGCGCCGATCTGCGCTCAACTCTGTTGCGCGCCATGACTTTCATGATCGTCGCCTCGCCATGCGCGGTCGTGCTCGCCACCATGCCGCCCCTGCTGTGCGCGATAGCCAATGCCAGCCGGCGCGGCGTGCTGGTGAAATCCGCGGTCGCCATGGAGCGGCTGGCCGACACCGACGTCGTCGTGCTCGACAAGACCGGAACACTGACCACCGGCGCTCCGCGGGTATCGGACGTGGTGCCCCTCGGCGAGGTGGAGTCCGACCGGGTCCTCGCAACCGCCGCTGCCGCAGAACAATTCAGTGAGCACCCGATCGGGCGGGCCATCGTCGCCGAGGCGGCATCCCGCGCCGTCGCGGTGCCCGAGGCCACCGGCTTCACCGCCTGCGCGGGCCGCGGGGTCCGGGCGACCGTCGACCGGCGCCCGGTCGAGGTACTCAGCCCCGCGGCGTATGCGGGCCCGGCGATAGCGGCGGTGGCCGAGATCGAGGGGACCGGGGCGACCGCCGTCGTCGTGACCGTCGACGGCCACGCCATCGGGGTGCTGGGGCTGCGTGACCAGGCCCGCCCGGGCGCGACCGCCGCCGTGCGGGCGCTTCGGTCCCTTACCGGATGCTCGCCCGTGCTGCTCACCGGTGACAACCATGCCGCGGCAGCGCAACTGGCCGGGCAGCTGGGCATCGAGGATGTGCGGGCCGGACTGCTGCCCGAAGACAAGGCCACCGCGGTCCGGGAACTGGAATCCGGTGGGCGTCGGGTTCTCATGGTGGGCGACGGGGTCAACGACGCGCCGGCCATGGCGTCCGCGCATTCGTCGATGGCGATGGGGCGCAGCGGTGCCGATCTCACCGTCGACACCGCCGACGTCGTCACCGTCGGCGATGACCTCTCGGCGATCGCCTCTGTGGTCGCGCTGTCCAAGCGGGCCCGGCGGCTGGTCATCGCCAACCTGGTCATCGCGGGCACCGTCATCACCGTCCTGGTGACCTGGGACCTGTTCGGACACTTGCCGTTACCGCTGGGCGTTGCCGGTCACGAGGGCTCGACCATCCTGGTCGCCCTCAACGGGTTGCGGCTGCTGCGCAACCGCGCCTGGCCCCGGCTTCCCTAG
- a CDS encoding ArsR/SmtB family transcription factor produces the protein MGHGVEGRATPAASLDAASAAKVAETLQALASPNRLLILTRLRESPCSVTELSAAVGMEQPAVSNQLRLLRALGLVTGDRYGRNIVYRLYDSHVAQLLDEAIYHIEHLRLGARDTTA, from the coding sequence ATGGGTCACGGAGTTGAGGGGCGGGCGACACCGGCAGCGTCCCTCGACGCAGCCTCGGCGGCCAAAGTTGCCGAGACCCTGCAGGCCCTGGCCTCCCCCAACCGATTGCTGATCCTGACCCGACTGCGGGAATCGCCGTGCTCGGTCACCGAACTGTCCGCGGCGGTCGGCATGGAACAGCCCGCGGTCTCCAATCAGCTCCGGCTATTGCGGGCGCTGGGACTGGTGACCGGCGACAGGTACGGCCGCAATATCGTGTACCGGCTTTACGACAGCCATGTGGCGCAACTTCTCGACGAAGCCATCTACCACATCGAGCATCTCCGACTGGGCGCCCGCGACACCACCGCTTGA
- a CDS encoding ZIP family metal transporter, translating to MLTALTWGLVAASSLLIGAVAGVVRDWNQRLVGLVLGFGAGALISSISFELAEEGFRASGAWAVALGLAVGAVVFYLADKAVDRLGRKGTQTAGLPLLLGALLDGIPEQAALGIGIAAGAGVSLALVVSIFVSNLPESIGSASDMKSAGEPARRIVGSWAAIAALCALATVGGYQLQNVAGAEFRGGINGFAAGALLVMLVGSMIPEATEKAKENAGLAAVLGFAVAAGLSLAG from the coding sequence GTGCTCACCGCGCTGACCTGGGGCCTGGTCGCTGCATCCTCGCTGCTCATCGGCGCGGTCGCCGGCGTGGTCCGGGACTGGAATCAACGCCTTGTCGGCCTGGTCCTCGGATTCGGCGCCGGGGCGCTCATCTCCAGCATCTCCTTCGAACTCGCCGAGGAAGGCTTCCGGGCCAGTGGCGCCTGGGCGGTGGCCCTCGGTCTCGCGGTCGGAGCCGTGGTGTTCTATCTCGCGGACAAGGCAGTAGATCGGCTGGGCCGCAAGGGAACCCAGACCGCCGGGCTGCCCCTGCTCCTCGGCGCCCTGCTCGACGGCATTCCCGAACAGGCCGCCCTCGGCATCGGCATCGCGGCCGGAGCCGGCGTCAGCCTGGCCCTTGTGGTGTCCATCTTCGTGTCGAACCTGCCCGAATCCATCGGATCGGCCAGCGACATGAAATCCGCGGGAGAACCGGCCCGCCGGATCGTGGGCAGCTGGGCGGCGATCGCCGCACTGTGCGCGCTGGCCACCGTCGGCGGCTATCAGCTGCAGAACGTGGCCGGCGCCGAATTCCGGGGAGGCATCAACGGTTTCGCCGCCGGGGCGCTGTTGGTCATGCTGGTGGGCTCGATGATCCCGGAGGCCACCGAGAAAGCCAAGGAGAACGCCGGCCTGGCGGCCGTGCTCGGTTTCGCCGTCGCCGCGGGATTGTCGCTGGCCGGGTGA
- a CDS encoding prolipoprotein diacylglyceryl transferase — protein MTAQWHLGPVSVGVHNLFVALGVSAALLVFVLEARRRGAVNEQSVVAAAGALIGGAIGMRLTGWVRHLDFSANPTLAQAWQFGSRSILGGLLGAYLGVLIAKRLGGYRGKTGDLFAPAVALGMAIGRVGCHLTEAPGRPTTLPWGIHAPADTPECPGCLTGAAMHPSFLYEIAFQLTAFAVLLWLRPRIGRPGELFVLYVACYAVFRFFVEFVRANETVWLDLTRPQWFLLPSLLILGFRLWYGYRRGYYRNPAHSQEVPA, from the coding sequence GTGACTGCGCAGTGGCACCTCGGGCCCGTCAGCGTCGGGGTGCACAACCTGTTCGTCGCCCTCGGGGTGTCCGCCGCGCTGCTGGTGTTCGTCCTCGAGGCCCGCCGGCGCGGTGCGGTCAACGAGCAGTCCGTGGTCGCCGCGGCCGGGGCGCTGATCGGTGGCGCGATCGGGATGAGGTTGACCGGGTGGGTACGGCACCTGGACTTCAGCGCGAATCCGACCCTGGCACAGGCCTGGCAGTTCGGCTCGCGCAGCATCCTCGGCGGACTGCTCGGCGCCTATCTCGGGGTGCTCATCGCCAAACGACTCGGCGGCTATCGCGGAAAGACCGGCGACCTGTTCGCCCCCGCGGTCGCACTCGGCATGGCGATCGGCCGCGTCGGCTGCCACCTCACCGAAGCCCCCGGCCGCCCCACCACCCTGCCGTGGGGCATCCACGCACCGGCGGACACCCCCGAGTGCCCGGGGTGCCTCACCGGCGCCGCCATGCACCCGTCGTTTCTCTACGAGATCGCCTTCCAGCTCACCGCATTCGCCGTGCTGTTGTGGCTGCGCCCCCGCATCGGCAGGCCCGGTGAACTGTTCGTGCTCTACGTCGCCTGCTACGCGGTGTTCCGCTTCTTCGTCGAATTCGTCCGGGCGAACGAGACCGTGTGGCTGGATCTGACCCGCCCGCAATGGTTCCTGCTGCCGTCGTTGCTGATCCTGGGGTTTCGGCTGTGGTACGGCTACCGCCGCGGGTACTATCGCAACCCAGCCCACTCTCAGGAGGTGCCCGCATGA
- a CDS encoding vWA domain-containing protein, translated as MNFAPVLPVYLLAILAFLIVAVRVFTLYQLLMRTSPGRYRPVVLRWLGLTFAALLLVLAAFRPGAADDGDRKASAAGAAVSDINVFFVVDRSVTSRIPDYGNGQARMEGIRADIAALMEKYRTARFGMIGFATKAKVNWPLSPDTDSFKAYAKNLSAYSLTPYDSYNFIDPVAANDLLREQLEAAKKAYPESKSIVFYFGDGAKGDQAKPGAFDISEDLFKGGAVLGYGTPAGGPIPQSYANGRKNYLGDPATGAIIRSGLDEARLQEIAKSLGVKYFHREAGQEIVPVLPPVASGGMVDGGEVSSGEDPLVGRTEWYWVFALISAVLLSIEAVLMVREVRRNRLSRSDLTAEDVVAQ; from the coding sequence ATGAACTTCGCCCCGGTCCTGCCCGTCTACCTGCTCGCGATCCTGGCCTTCCTGATCGTGGCCGTTCGGGTGTTCACCCTCTATCAACTGCTGATGCGTACGAGCCCGGGCCGCTACCGGCCCGTCGTATTGCGCTGGCTCGGACTGACATTCGCCGCCCTGCTGCTGGTGCTGGCGGCGTTTCGGCCCGGTGCCGCCGATGACGGCGACCGCAAGGCGTCGGCCGCCGGGGCGGCGGTCTCCGACATCAACGTGTTCTTCGTCGTCGACCGGTCGGTGACCTCGCGGATACCCGATTACGGCAACGGGCAAGCGCGCATGGAGGGCATCCGCGCCGATATCGCCGCACTGATGGAGAAGTACCGAACGGCCCGGTTCGGCATGATCGGGTTCGCCACCAAGGCGAAGGTCAACTGGCCCCTCTCGCCCGACACCGACAGCTTCAAGGCCTACGCCAAGAACCTGTCGGCCTACTCCCTGACGCCGTATGACTCCTACAATTTCATCGACCCGGTAGCGGCGAATGATCTGCTGCGCGAACAACTCGAAGCGGCGAAGAAGGCCTACCCCGAGTCGAAGAGCATCGTGTTCTATTTCGGCGACGGAGCCAAAGGCGACCAGGCTAAGCCGGGCGCGTTCGACATCTCCGAGGATCTCTTCAAGGGCGGGGCCGTGCTGGGATACGGCACCCCGGCCGGAGGGCCGATTCCGCAGAGTTACGCCAACGGGCGCAAGAACTATCTCGGCGACCCGGCCACCGGCGCGATCATCCGGTCCGGACTCGACGAAGCCCGCTTGCAGGAGATCGCGAAAAGCCTGGGCGTCAAATACTTTCACCGTGAGGCCGGCCAAGAGATCGTGCCGGTGCTGCCGCCGGTCGCCTCGGGCGGCATGGTCGACGGCGGCGAGGTCAGTAGTGGTGAGGATCCGCTGGTCGGGCGCACCGAGTGGTATTGGGTGTTCGCGTTGATCAGCGCGGTACTGCTGTCGATCGAGGCGGTGCTGATGGTCCGCGAGGTCCGGCGTAACCGGTTGTCCCGCAGCGACCTCACCGCAGAGGACGTGGTGGCCCAATGA
- a CDS encoding DUF58 domain-containing protein codes for MGRHLNRSRQFFGNVSRSMLQGGKHALLHTRTLEFDDLRPYVPGDDIRDINWKASARSNDTLVTKFVTEKHHKILLVCDTGRNMSALAPSGEFKRDIAGVVAGVIGMISMSRSDELGMVYGDARGSAAVRSRKGENHIEGMLEQFAAHGVGDVGESRIITQLNYVAHSHRSRLLTVVIADEPEISAELEEAVKRLAGRHELLWVAISDMPAVGADQGEMDGYDVGTGRFIPDGTTLGQSVVDAYRRAEQQRMAELDRFFERMAVPFVRIGGSAEVRNRITHLTEVYSNAR; via the coding sequence ATGGGCAGGCACCTCAACCGTTCGCGGCAGTTCTTCGGCAACGTCAGCCGCAGCATGCTGCAAGGCGGTAAGCACGCGTTGCTGCACACCCGCACGCTGGAGTTCGACGATCTGCGTCCGTACGTGCCCGGCGACGACATCCGCGACATCAACTGGAAGGCCTCGGCGCGTTCCAACGACACGCTGGTCACCAAGTTCGTCACCGAGAAGCACCACAAGATCCTGCTGGTGTGCGACACGGGCAGGAACATGTCGGCGCTGGCGCCCAGCGGTGAGTTCAAGCGCGACATCGCCGGTGTGGTGGCCGGTGTGATCGGGATGATCAGCATGAGCCGTTCCGATGAGCTCGGCATGGTCTACGGGGATGCCCGCGGCAGCGCCGCGGTGCGAAGCCGCAAGGGGGAGAACCACATTGAGGGGATGCTCGAGCAGTTCGCGGCCCACGGCGTCGGTGACGTCGGGGAAAGCCGCATCATCACCCAGCTGAACTACGTGGCGCACAGCCACCGGTCGCGGCTGTTGACGGTCGTCATCGCCGACGAGCCCGAGATCTCCGCCGAACTTGAGGAAGCCGTCAAGCGGCTGGCCGGGCGCCACGAGCTGCTGTGGGTGGCGATCTCGGACATGCCGGCTGTCGGCGCCGACCAAGGGGAGATGGACGGGTACGACGTGGGAACCGGGCGGTTCATCCCCGACGGTACCACGTTGGGTCAGTCCGTGGTCGACGCCTATCGCCGCGCTGAACAACAGCGGATGGCCGAGCTCGACCGGTTCTTCGAAAGGATGGCAGTGCCTTTCGTCCGGATCGGCGGCAGTGCCGAAGTCCGGAACCGGATCACGCATCTGACGGAGGTGTACAGCAATGCCCGGTGA
- a CDS encoding AAA family ATPase, which yields MQLALQAVREIGYAFGAKVVGQEQLRETLLIGLLGGGHILLESVPGLAKTTAARTLSDAIAGTFQRIQCTPDLLPSDILGTQIYDVTTGEFKTQLGPVHANIVLLDEINRSSSKSQSAMLEAMEERQTTIAGTTYALPEPFLVIATQNPVDQEGTYPLSEAQTDRFMLKEVLRYPTPEEEVEVLQRRDRGVYDRTGVPRPVVDLGTIRRLQVTTRNVHMDPVLMQYVSRLVHVTREPQQFLRPEVARVIEYGASPRATIAFVNAARAAALIAGRNHVLPPDIHKVAYRVLRHRLILGFEAVSAKVTPESVIDQVLQAVPVPG from the coding sequence CTGCAACTCGCCCTGCAGGCGGTGCGCGAGATCGGCTATGCCTTCGGCGCCAAGGTGGTCGGGCAGGAGCAACTGCGCGAGACACTGCTGATCGGCCTGCTCGGCGGCGGACACATCCTGCTCGAAAGCGTGCCGGGGCTGGCGAAAACCACAGCAGCGCGCACCCTCTCGGACGCGATCGCCGGCACTTTCCAGCGGATCCAGTGCACGCCGGACCTGCTGCCCAGCGACATCCTGGGCACCCAGATCTACGACGTGACCACGGGGGAGTTCAAGACTCAGCTGGGTCCCGTACACGCCAACATCGTGCTGCTCGACGAGATCAACCGCTCCAGCTCCAAATCGCAGAGCGCCATGCTCGAAGCGATGGAGGAACGTCAAACCACCATCGCGGGAACGACATACGCGCTGCCCGAGCCGTTCCTGGTGATCGCCACGCAGAACCCCGTCGACCAGGAGGGCACCTATCCGCTGTCGGAAGCCCAGACCGACCGGTTCATGCTCAAAGAGGTGCTGCGCTACCCGACCCCCGAGGAAGAGGTCGAAGTGCTGCAGCGCAGAGACCGCGGGGTGTACGACCGCACGGGTGTACCGCGTCCGGTCGTCGACCTGGGAACCATTCGGCGGCTGCAGGTCACGACTCGCAACGTGCACATGGACCCGGTGTTGATGCAGTACGTCAGCCGGCTCGTCCACGTCACCCGCGAGCCGCAGCAGTTCCTGCGCCCCGAGGTGGCCCGCGTCATCGAGTACGGTGCCAGCCCGCGCGCCACGATCGCCTTCGTCAACGCGGCGCGCGCCGCTGCGCTGATCGCCGGCCGCAATCACGTTCTGCCGCCGGATATCCACAAGGTGGCCTATCGGGTGTTGCGACACCGACTCATCCTGGGATTCGAGGCAGTCAGCGCCAAGGTCACCCCGGAGTCCGTGATCGATCAGGTGCTGCAAGCGGTCCCGGTCCCCGGATAG
- a CDS encoding DUF4878 domain-containing protein codes for MTNFSNWPGQDATRGAPPPPQFNQPPPQPHWGGPSAPPGDPKPRPAKNRKPLIITAAATVAVLTVIGVIVAFLMGSGDEGVSFNPNGSPTEVAKAYMEALSRGDAQAALDLSATQPATTDLLTDDILKKQLDKLPITEVEVIGEADRKPDADKRTAAVKVAAKFGGQRTEGKLDMVVVDNQWKLSAAFVDATTEEIHGYGDPEAAEALTVFGKPLPQSRHFYVFPGYLEMGTATPYVKVNELPPTTLDDVSALKDTGVEPKFSMGPDGLKAAQDAVLAWINKCFNPGDHTGCGDIITGTWTNTYDMSTMRVRGPVDLPPDIFRLPDHTTVVQVGGLNVPFTANEKTTGRVIDNSISISDQVEVNIGVQPPKVALNR; via the coding sequence GTGACGAACTTCTCGAACTGGCCCGGGCAAGACGCGACACGGGGTGCCCCGCCGCCTCCACAGTTCAACCAGCCGCCGCCGCAACCGCATTGGGGTGGTCCTTCGGCCCCACCCGGCGACCCGAAGCCGCGGCCGGCCAAGAACCGTAAACCACTGATCATCACCGCCGCGGCGACCGTGGCCGTTCTCACGGTGATCGGCGTCATCGTGGCGTTCCTGATGGGCAGCGGCGATGAGGGCGTCAGTTTCAATCCCAACGGCTCGCCGACGGAAGTCGCCAAGGCCTACATGGAAGCCCTGTCGCGGGGCGACGCGCAGGCGGCACTCGACCTCAGCGCCACTCAACCGGCGACCACCGACCTTCTGACCGATGACATCTTGAAGAAGCAGCTGGACAAGTTGCCCATCACCGAGGTCGAGGTGATCGGGGAGGCGGACCGGAAACCCGACGCCGACAAGCGGACTGCCGCGGTCAAGGTTGCGGCGAAGTTCGGTGGACAGCGCACCGAAGGAAAACTCGACATGGTCGTGGTCGACAACCAGTGGAAGCTCTCGGCGGCGTTCGTCGATGCCACCACCGAAGAGATCCACGGATACGGGGATCCTGAGGCGGCCGAGGCGTTGACGGTGTTCGGCAAGCCGCTGCCGCAGAGCCGCCACTTCTACGTTTTTCCCGGCTACCTCGAAATGGGCACGGCCACCCCGTATGTCAAGGTCAACGAACTGCCACCGACCACGCTCGACGATGTCTCCGCGCTCAAGGACACGGGGGTCGAGCCGAAGTTCTCGATGGGCCCCGATGGCCTCAAAGCCGCGCAGGACGCGGTACTGGCCTGGATCAACAAGTGTTTCAACCCGGGTGATCACACCGGGTGCGGCGATATCATCACCGGCACCTGGACCAACACCTACGACATGAGCACGATGCGGGTGCGCGGCCCGGTCGACTTGCCCCCGGATATTTTCCGGCTTCCCGATCACACCACCGTGGTGCAGGTGGGCGGCCTTAACGTTCCCTTCACCGCCAACGAGAAGACGACCGGGCGGGTCATCGACAACTCCATCAGCATCTCGGACCAGGTCGAGGTGAACATCGGCGTGCAACCGCCGAAAGTGGCCTTGAACAGGTGA
- a CDS encoding sensor domain-containing protein, with amino-acid sequence MRAVIGLLGIGLLLAGCSESTDGDVVASSQQSTTAAAQTPSPGTADPVEAARAALLPPGELGEIIGDTDVQQTATFTQPGQASAGIEPRDCAARLLFQEAVGADGYQGVVGDNNRGARGQSVAQLIQMFPETSPVWPQPGRQALRVAGNTVRMINDEQCREGVVFTTTAKDVTQHWTAGPVTAENPEALPDPRRDTARGGGGVQRQEAPARNCYHAVLAHGSAVVESIVCGDGDSAAQANQVIDRIAAKLPGN; translated from the coding sequence GTGCGGGCTGTGATTGGTTTGCTCGGAATCGGTCTGCTGTTGGCCGGATGCTCGGAGAGCACCGATGGCGACGTCGTGGCGTCGTCTCAACAATCGACCACCGCGGCGGCGCAGACACCGTCCCCCGGTACGGCCGACCCGGTCGAGGCAGCCCGTGCGGCGCTCCTGCCGCCCGGCGAGCTGGGCGAGATCATCGGCGACACCGACGTGCAGCAGACCGCCACGTTCACCCAGCCTGGGCAGGCCTCGGCGGGCATCGAGCCACGCGATTGCGCGGCCCGCCTGCTGTTCCAGGAGGCGGTGGGTGCCGACGGCTACCAAGGTGTCGTCGGCGACAACAACCGCGGCGCCCGGGGCCAGTCCGTTGCCCAGCTGATCCAGATGTTTCCGGAAACGTCACCGGTGTGGCCCCAGCCCGGGCGGCAGGCACTGCGGGTGGCCGGCAACACCGTCCGGATGATCAACGACGAACAGTGCCGCGAGGGCGTCGTGTTCACCACCACCGCCAAGGACGTCACACAGCACTGGACGGCCGGGCCCGTCACCGCCGAGAACCCGGAGGCCCTCCCCGATCCGCGCCGCGACACCGCCCGCGGTGGCGGCGGAGTCCAGCGTCAGGAAGCCCCGGCCCGCAACTGCTATCACGCCGTCCTGGCCCACGGGAGCGCCGTCGTCGAGTCGATCGTCTGCGGTGACGGCGATTCAGCGGCGCAGGCCAACCAGGTGATCGACCGGATCGCGGCCAAGCTGCCGGGCAACTAG